From Lonchura striata isolate bLonStr1 chromosome 3, bLonStr1.mat, whole genome shotgun sequence, one genomic window encodes:
- the PLA2G7 gene encoding platelet-activating factor acetylhydrolase isoform X4, protein MEMSSTSSTEKFYRIPEGKGPHSVGCTDLMTENAVEGSFLRLYYPAYDATDIEEARWIPDKEYYQGLSDFLNMYRVVGERLFHYYVGSVTCPAKSNAAFKPGEKYPLLVFSHGLGAFRTIYSAICIEMASQGFIVAAVEHRDESASATYYCKRRSVSESQEESMPNMEKEWIYYRKLKTGEEERCLRHKQVQQRAQECIKALNLILKINSGEEVTNVLHSDFDWNSLKDSVDTSRIAVMGHSFGGATVIESLSKEIRFRCGIALDVWMLPVGDDIYQNSVQQPLLFINSEKFQWAENILKIRKLISNDTNKKMITIKGSVHQSFPDFTFVSGGIIARFFKLKGEIDPNEAIDISNHASLAFLQKHLSLKKDFDQWDSLVDGIGANVIPGTNIDTSPAEPE, encoded by the exons GGAAGCTTTTTGCGCCTGTATTATCCAGCATATGATGCCACAGATATCGAAGAGGCACGATGGATTCCAGACAAAGAATACTATCAGGGACTCTCTGACTTCCTTAATATGTACCGAGTTGTAGGAGAAAGGCTTTTCCATTATTATGTTG GTTCAGTGACCTGTCCTGCAAAGTCAAATGCTGCTTTTAAGCCAGGAGAAAAATACCCACTTCTTGTTTTTTCCCATGGACTTGGAGCTTTTCG GACAATCTATTCTGCTATTTGCATAGAGATGGCTTCTCAGGGCTTTATAGTGGCTGCTGTGGAACACAG AGATGAATCTGCTTCAGCCACATATTATTGTAAAAGAAGGTCTGTTTCTGAGTCACAGGAAGAGTCTATGCCTAACATGGAGAAGGAGTGGATCTACTACAGGAAACTGAAAACTGGAGAGGAGGAGCGCTGCTTGCGCCATAAGCAG GTGCAGCAAAGAGCACAGGAGTGTATCAAAGCTCTCAATCTCATTCTTAAAATCAATTCAGGAGAGGAAGTAACGAATGTACTACATTCAGACTTTGACTGGAACAGCCTAAAG GATTCTGTTGATACTAGCAGAATAGCTGTGATGGGACACTCTTTTGGTGGTGCTACAGTTATTGAAAGTCTCAGCAAAGAAATAAGATTTAG GTGTGGCATTGCCCTCGATGTATGGATGCTTCCTGTAGGTGATGACATTTACCAAAACAGCGTTCAGCAACCGCTGCTTTTTATCAACTCTGAAAAGTTCCAGTGGGCTGAGAACATCTTAAAGATTAGGAAGCTCATCTCCAATGacacaaacaagaaaatgaTCACTATCAA GGGGTCAGTACATCAGAGCTTTCCTGATTTCACCTTTGTGAGCGGAGGAATCATTGCaagatttttcaaattaaaaggaGAAATAGATCCAAATGAAGCTATTGATATCAGCAATCATGCTTCATTAGCTTTCCTACAGAAACATCTGA GTCTTAAGAAGGATTTTGATCAGTGGGATTCTCTTGTGGATGGCATAGGAGCCAATGTTATTCCTGGAACCAATATTGACACATCTCCAGCTGAACCTGAGTAA